In Selenomonas sp. TAMA-11512, a genomic segment contains:
- a CDS encoding MBL fold metallo-hydrolase, which translates to MHVSVLSSGSKGNATYIELDGTRLLIDAGISARRIDMALRELGTSAQALDGVLLTHEHADHVKGLEMLLKKYRLPLFSRQGTLACLKGDFSHACIHPIEESLEVGGVRIDCFNIPHDAADPVGFRLSGSERCTVATDLGFVTSSVQEAIDGSDVLILEANHDTKLLKQGRYPWPLKQRVLSNRGHLSNDDAGWALARLRKKPRSTILAHLSEENNIPAVARESVETILARAGIENIELTLAKQDAVVTVS; encoded by the coding sequence ATGCATGTATCGGTGCTCTCCAGCGGAAGCAAGGGGAACGCGACGTATATCGAATTGGACGGCACACGCCTTTTAATTGATGCGGGCATCAGCGCGCGTCGTATCGACATGGCGCTCAGAGAACTCGGAACGAGTGCGCAGGCGCTGGACGGCGTCCTGCTTACACATGAGCATGCGGACCACGTCAAAGGGCTTGAAATGCTCTTAAAAAAATATCGGCTGCCGCTTTTTTCGAGGCAGGGGACGCTGGCATGTCTCAAGGGTGATTTCTCTCATGCGTGTATCCATCCCATTGAGGAATCGCTGGAGGTGGGGGGCGTGCGCATCGATTGCTTCAATATTCCCCACGATGCCGCAGATCCGGTGGGTTTCCGCCTCTCGGGAAGCGAGCGCTGCACGGTGGCGACGGATCTCGGATTTGTTACAAGCAGCGTGCAGGAGGCGATTGACGGGAGCGACGTGCTTATCTTGGAGGCAAATCACGATACGAAGCTCCTGAAGCAGGGACGTTATCCGTGGCCGCTGAAGCAGCGTGTCCTGTCGAATCGGGGGCACCTGTCGAATGACGATGCGGGATGGGCGCTGGCAAGGCTCAGGAAAAAGCCGCGCTCGACGATCTTGGCGCACTTGTCGGAAGAGAATAATATCCCTGCTGTCGCCAGGGAATCGGTGGAGACGATTCTGGCTCGCGCGGGCATTGAAAACATAGAGTTGACGCTTGCAAAGCAGGATGCAGTTGTGACGGTATCTTGA
- a CDS encoding trypsin-like peptidase domain-containing protein, translating to MKSFNRQKKMISGVVGSLFIGAVLIAGCSASGTPSRESVNPDIKVEQAASQKPLSDARNTPAVHAARTVGPAVVGISNKAIARDWFNMPIEREGVGSGVIFKSDGYIVTNNHVIEGAKEITVSLPDGRTFKGEVVGADALTDIAVVKVNAKDLPTASFGNSDDLVVGEPAIAIGNPMGLEFQGTVTSGVISALNRTLDITERRLKLIQTDAAISPGNSGGALVNADGEVIGINSIKIAANGVEGLAFAIPINTVQQIIEQLLEKGYVVRPYLGVGVFDKESALRAGYELHAEKGVFVANLTLGGPADKAGIRRGDIILKIDGNETDTVADLRAAVAKKNVGDKVDVEIERNGSKEKLRVTLEELPQESR from the coding sequence ATGAAGTCGTTTAACAGACAAAAGAAAATGATATCCGGCGTGGTGGGATCGCTCTTTATCGGAGCCGTACTCATTGCGGGATGCTCAGCGAGCGGTACGCCGAGTCGGGAGTCGGTGAATCCGGATATCAAGGTTGAGCAGGCTGCAAGCCAAAAGCCGCTCTCGGATGCGCGCAATACGCCTGCCGTCCATGCGGCCCGTACGGTAGGGCCTGCAGTCGTAGGCATTTCAAATAAGGCAATCGCGCGCGACTGGTTTAATATGCCGATAGAGCGTGAAGGCGTAGGATCCGGCGTCATCTTTAAGAGCGACGGCTATATCGTGACGAACAATCACGTCATTGAGGGAGCCAAGGAAATTACGGTCTCGCTCCCGGACGGCCGCACATTTAAAGGAGAGGTAGTCGGCGCGGATGCGCTGACGGATATCGCTGTCGTCAAGGTGAATGCAAAGGATCTGCCGACGGCTTCGTTCGGCAATTCTGACGATCTGGTGGTCGGGGAACCCGCCATTGCGATTGGCAATCCCATGGGATTGGAATTCCAGGGGACTGTTACGTCAGGTGTCATCAGTGCCCTGAACCGCACATTGGACATCACAGAGCGCCGACTGAAGCTCATTCAGACGGATGCCGCGATCAGCCCCGGCAATTCCGGCGGAGCGCTTGTCAACGCGGACGGCGAGGTCATCGGCATCAACAGCATCAAGATTGCCGCTAACGGCGTAGAGGGCCTTGCTTTTGCCATCCCCATCAATACGGTGCAGCAGATCATCGAGCAGCTGCTGGAAAAGGGGTATGTTGTCCGTCCGTATCTCGGTGTCGGCGTGTTTGACAAGGAATCCGCGCTTCGTGCCGGCTATGAGCTCCACGCGGAGAAGGGCGTGTTTGTCGCGAACCTGACGCTCGGAGGACCTGCGGATAAGGCGGGGATACGCCGCGGAGATATCATTCTGAAGATTGACGGCAATGAAACGGACACCGTGGCCGATCTTCGCGCCGCTGTCGCAAAGAAAAATGTGGGTGATAAGGTCGATGTGGAAATCGAGCGCAACGGCTCCAAGGAAAAGCTTCGAGTGACACTTGAGGAGCTGCCGCAGGAGTCT